A section of the Ruania halotolerans genome encodes:
- a CDS encoding sensor histidine kinase codes for MGDLIDQHSDLAPQDAEWLHLLVGDWQVISDLAFADLVLWLPTKDDDFVAIAHARPSTGATVHHDDVVGRRVPPGLRATLRTARDAQSVNRAREARWNGTFAIREETIPVVRAGRTLAVIARETYLGASRTPSRLELNYVESADEICGMIARGEFPLANAATGPRRGAPRVGDGLIRLNSEGEVLYGSPNALSAFHRLGVTDEIVGRTLAEVVTPLVEMNTPVDESLPLVVMGRAAWRTDMEARGVSLSLRALPVTEYGQRVGAVLLVRDVSELRRRERELLTKDATIREIHHRVKNNLQTVAALLRLQARRTDSTDARSALEEAMRRVATIATVHEALSQTIDEVVDFDEVFGRTLRLAADVASGESPVKTVRNGKFGRVPATDATALAVVLTELVTNAVEHGLAGIGGTVTIDAERTGHKLRVRVADDGRGMEKEIAMNGLGTQIVRTLVATELDGTITWEPVPTGGTAVLLDARLGEPRDPA; via the coding sequence ATGGGTGATCTGATCGACCAGCACAGCGACCTCGCGCCTCAGGACGCCGAGTGGCTGCACCTCCTCGTCGGTGACTGGCAGGTGATCTCCGACCTGGCCTTCGCCGACCTGGTGCTGTGGTTGCCCACGAAGGATGACGATTTCGTCGCCATCGCGCACGCCCGCCCCTCCACCGGCGCCACCGTGCACCACGACGACGTGGTGGGCCGCCGGGTTCCGCCCGGCCTGCGGGCCACGCTGCGCACCGCTCGAGACGCGCAGTCGGTGAACCGCGCCCGGGAGGCGCGGTGGAACGGGACCTTCGCCATCCGGGAGGAGACCATCCCGGTGGTCCGGGCCGGTCGCACCCTTGCCGTGATCGCCCGGGAGACCTATCTCGGGGCCAGCCGCACCCCGAGCCGACTTGAGCTCAACTACGTGGAGTCCGCGGATGAGATCTGCGGAATGATCGCCCGCGGCGAGTTTCCGCTGGCGAATGCGGCCACCGGGCCACGCCGCGGCGCACCGCGGGTGGGTGATGGCCTGATCCGGCTGAACAGCGAGGGCGAGGTGCTCTATGGCAGCCCGAATGCGCTGAGTGCCTTCCACCGACTCGGCGTGACCGATGAGATCGTCGGCCGGACTCTCGCCGAGGTGGTCACCCCGCTGGTGGAGATGAACACCCCAGTGGACGAATCCCTGCCCCTGGTGGTGATGGGCCGAGCTGCGTGGCGTACCGATATGGAAGCACGCGGCGTGAGCCTGTCATTGCGGGCACTGCCAGTGACTGAGTACGGCCAGCGCGTGGGCGCCGTGCTGTTGGTGCGGGACGTCTCAGAACTGCGTCGCCGCGAACGTGAGCTCCTCACCAAGGACGCCACGATCCGGGAGATCCATCACCGGGTGAAGAACAACCTGCAGACCGTGGCCGCGCTGCTGCGCCTGCAGGCCCGGCGCACGGACTCCACCGATGCCCGGTCAGCACTGGAGGAGGCGATGCGGCGGGTTGCCACCATCGCCACCGTGCACGAGGCGCTCTCCCAGACCATCGACGAGGTGGTCGACTTCGACGAGGTCTTCGGACGCACGCTACGCCTGGCCGCCGATGTCGCCTCCGGGGAGAGCCCCGTCAAGACCGTGCGCAATGGCAAGTTCGGCCGAGTGCCGGCCACCGATGCGACGGCGCTCGCCGTGGTCTTGACCGAACTAGTCACCAATGCCGTGGAGCATGGGCTTGCCGGGATCGGTGGCACGGTCACGATCGACGCCGAACGTACCGGTCACAAACTTCGGGTGCGGGTCGCCGATGACGGGCGTGGGATGGAGAAGGAGATCGCGATGAACGGTCTCGGCACCCAGATCGTGCGGACCCTGGTGGCCACTGAACTGGACGGAACGATCACCTGGGAGCCGGTGCCGACCGGTGGCACGGCTGTACTGCTGGATGCGAGACTCGGCGAACCGCGCGACCCCGCCTGA
- a CDS encoding methionine ABC transporter permease: protein MDWERLTPLLIAAAGETAYIVLIAMAAGGLCGLAIGLGLYLFRPGNLLANRVVFGVLNVAVNIVRPIPFIIFLAAIGPLNRLVTGSTIGIEPFTFALSFMATFVFARLVEQNLLGIDPGVVEAARAMGAGPLRIIATVLIPEALAPLILGFTFLFVAVLDASAIAGYLGAGGLGEFAIAYGYRQFDWAVTAMVVLVIIVIVHAVQWLGNTLARKALRR, encoded by the coding sequence ATGGACTGGGAGCGGCTCACCCCGCTGCTGATCGCGGCCGCCGGTGAGACGGCATACATCGTGCTGATCGCCATGGCAGCGGGTGGACTGTGCGGTTTGGCGATCGGTCTCGGCCTCTACCTGTTCCGCCCCGGAAATCTGCTCGCCAACAGGGTCGTCTTCGGGGTGCTGAATGTGGCGGTGAATATCGTGCGCCCGATCCCGTTCATCATCTTCCTTGCGGCGATCGGACCGCTGAACAGGCTCGTGACCGGGAGCACCATCGGCATCGAGCCGTTCACGTTCGCGCTCTCGTTCATGGCGACGTTCGTGTTCGCCCGGCTGGTGGAGCAGAACTTGCTGGGGATCGACCCGGGTGTGGTCGAAGCGGCGCGGGCCATGGGTGCGGGGCCGCTCCGGATCATCGCCACGGTGCTGATCCCGGAGGCGCTCGCCCCGCTGATCCTCGGATTCACGTTCTTGTTCGTGGCGGTCCTGGATGCCTCCGCGATCGCCGGGTATCTCGGCGCCGGTGGTCTCGGTGAATTCGCCATCGCGTACGGGTACCGCCAGTTCGACTGGGCCGTCACCGCGATGGTGGTGCTCGTGATCATCGTGATCGTGCACGCTGTGCAGTGGCTGGGAAACACCCTTGCGCGCAAGGCGCTGCGCCGCTGA
- a CDS encoding methionine ABC transporter ATP-binding protein, whose protein sequence is MSEPIIALREASKVFTARSGDVHAVDGVTFDITEGEIFGVIGYSGAGKSTLVRLINALEPATSGSVVVDGVDLTTLAESRLRQVRAGIGMIFQQFNLLGSRTVAKNVSYPLEVAGWPKAERAARVAELLEFVGISDKAHVYPAKLSGGQKQRVGIARALATNPRILLADECTSALDPETTQDVLALLRRVNTELGITVVVITHEMDVVRSLCDRVAVMEHGRVVELDDTYRVFSAPQHVVSRRFVASALKDRPAADVLERLRARHPGRLVTVGVDDAGHSTATMNQVLREVGVDSTVVFGGITEVAQRPYGSLTLELTGERARIQRGVTALRGFSDVVDLGTASDPHEDPSIAPPQGSSDGGTPDEPPAMPRPRTRRPGSGLFGGGSPYFPIGDGRSS, encoded by the coding sequence ATGAGTGAACCGATCATCGCTTTGCGAGAGGCGAGCAAGGTGTTCACCGCACGCAGCGGTGACGTCCACGCGGTGGATGGTGTCACCTTCGACATCACCGAAGGCGAGATCTTCGGTGTGATCGGGTACTCCGGCGCAGGCAAGAGCACCCTGGTCCGGCTCATCAACGCCCTGGAGCCAGCCACCTCCGGCTCGGTGGTGGTCGACGGAGTGGATCTGACTACGCTGGCTGAGTCTCGGTTGCGGCAGGTCCGCGCCGGAATCGGGATGATCTTCCAGCAGTTCAACCTGCTCGGCTCGCGGACCGTGGCAAAGAACGTTTCCTACCCGCTGGAGGTGGCCGGCTGGCCGAAGGCCGAGCGGGCCGCGCGAGTGGCCGAGTTGCTGGAGTTCGTCGGAATCTCGGACAAGGCGCACGTCTACCCGGCCAAGCTCTCTGGCGGTCAGAAGCAGCGGGTGGGCATCGCCCGAGCGCTGGCCACGAATCCGCGCATCCTACTCGCCGATGAGTGCACCAGTGCGCTCGACCCGGAGACCACGCAAGACGTGCTGGCGCTGTTGCGGCGGGTGAACACGGAGCTGGGCATCACGGTCGTGGTGATCACCCACGAGATGGATGTGGTGCGCTCCCTCTGCGATCGCGTGGCGGTGATGGAACACGGCCGGGTGGTCGAGTTGGATGACACCTACCGGGTCTTCTCCGCTCCGCAGCACGTGGTGAGTCGCCGATTCGTGGCCTCGGCACTCAAGGACCGCCCGGCGGCGGACGTGCTGGAACGTCTGCGGGCGCGGCATCCGGGCCGGTTGGTGACGGTGGGCGTGGACGATGCCGGGCACTCCACGGCCACGATGAATCAGGTGTTGCGCGAGGTTGGAGTCGACTCCACGGTGGTTTTCGGCGGGATCACCGAGGTCGCGCAGCGCCCGTACGGCTCGCTTACCCTGGAGCTCACCGGTGAACGGGCCCGCATCCAGCGGGGGGTGACGGCGTTGCGCGGCTTCTCCGATGTGGTGGACCTGGGCACGGCGTCGGATCCGCACGAGGACCCGTCCATCGCACCTCCTCAGGGCTCATCCGACGGCGGGACGCCGGACGAGCCGCCTGCAATGCCACGCCCCAGGACGAGGCGGCCCGGATCGGGGCTGTTCGGGGGCGGTTCGCCGTACTTCCCGATCGGTGATGGGAGGAGCAGCTGA
- a CDS encoding MetQ/NlpA family ABC transporter substrate-binding protein, producing the protein MSTLSRRHLGATALAATAALTLAACGGADAADGAASGSEDDPIRIGVVNSAEPQWEVFEAAAADEGITVEMVNFSDYQLPNQGLTDGDLDLNQFQHLQFLAKYNVNTDSDLTPIGATAVYPLSLFSLEHANVDEIPEGSEIAIPNDETNQARALLVLQEAGLLTLDGGGSAFSTPADVIAAESRVSVTPVDAAQTALALQDVAASIINNDFVADAGLVAEDAIFSDDPASDAAAPYINIWVSSADEAENETFAQLVELYHTPEVEEAAFESSGESAVFVDNPADELQEILAQIESDFSE; encoded by the coding sequence ATGTCCACGCTGTCCCGCCGCCACCTCGGCGCCACCGCTCTGGCCGCCACTGCGGCCCTCACCCTCGCCGCCTGTGGCGGTGCCGATGCCGCCGACGGCGCAGCTTCCGGTTCCGAGGACGATCCCATCCGTATTGGTGTGGTCAATTCCGCAGAACCGCAGTGGGAAGTCTTTGAGGCCGCCGCCGCCGACGAGGGGATCACCGTGGAGATGGTGAACTTCTCCGACTACCAGCTCCCGAACCAGGGCCTGACCGACGGCGACCTGGACCTGAACCAGTTTCAGCACCTGCAGTTCCTGGCCAAGTACAACGTGAACACTGACAGTGACCTCACCCCGATCGGCGCCACCGCCGTGTACCCGCTGAGCTTGTTCTCGCTGGAGCACGCGAACGTGGACGAGATCCCGGAAGGCTCCGAGATCGCCATCCCGAACGATGAGACCAACCAGGCACGTGCGCTCCTCGTGTTGCAGGAGGCGGGCCTGCTCACCCTCGACGGTGGCGGTAGCGCCTTCTCCACACCGGCCGACGTGATCGCCGCCGAGTCCCGCGTGAGCGTGACACCCGTGGACGCAGCGCAGACGGCCCTGGCCCTGCAGGACGTGGCCGCCTCCATCATCAACAACGACTTCGTGGCTGATGCCGGCTTGGTGGCCGAGGATGCGATCTTCTCCGATGACCCGGCCTCGGACGCCGCGGCGCCGTACATCAACATCTGGGTGTCCAGTGCCGACGAGGCCGAGAATGAGACCTTTGCCCAGCTTGTGGAGCTCTACCACACCCCGGAAGTGGAGGAAGCGGCCTTCGAGTCCTCGGGTGAGAGTGCGGTGTTCGTCGACAACCCGGCCGACGAACTACAGGAGATCCTCGCCCAGATCGAGAGCGACTTCTCCGAGTAA
- a CDS encoding sigma-70 family RNA polymerase sigma factor: MTPDAVPTQAFERERERLIAMAHRMLGSRADAEDAVQEAWLRLARQDAHTIDNLGGWLTTVVGRVCLDVLRSRQAKQEASYDAQLPEFVVTEDADDTPEESAVLADSVGVALLVVLETLRPDERLAFVLHDVFAVSFVEIGQILGKSTDAAKMLASRARRKVRGAPRSTAKRQEQREVVDAFLAAAREGDFEGLLKVLDPEVTWRSYTPRGTIEHLGAADVVEAAQRGRRAAVIARRVLVNGEPGILTWGRGGQPISVMACTVVEGRIADVVALVDPIRLATMDLPAPPHQI, translated from the coding sequence ATGACTCCCGACGCTGTCCCGACCCAGGCGTTCGAGCGTGAGCGCGAGCGCCTGATTGCGATGGCCCACCGGATGCTCGGGTCCCGGGCCGACGCTGAAGACGCCGTGCAGGAGGCATGGCTGCGGCTGGCCCGTCAGGACGCCCACACCATCGACAACCTTGGGGGGTGGCTGACCACGGTCGTGGGCCGGGTCTGCCTCGATGTGCTGCGCTCGCGTCAAGCCAAGCAGGAGGCGTCCTACGATGCCCAGCTCCCGGAGTTTGTCGTCACCGAGGATGCCGACGACACGCCCGAGGAGAGTGCGGTTCTGGCGGACTCGGTGGGCGTGGCACTGCTGGTGGTCCTGGAGACGCTGCGGCCCGACGAACGTCTGGCTTTCGTCCTGCACGACGTCTTCGCAGTGTCATTCGTTGAGATCGGCCAGATCCTCGGCAAGTCCACCGATGCCGCCAAGATGCTGGCCAGTCGCGCGCGGCGGAAGGTGCGCGGCGCACCGAGATCCACTGCGAAGCGCCAGGAACAGAGGGAGGTGGTCGATGCCTTCCTCGCGGCCGCGCGCGAGGGGGACTTCGAGGGATTGTTGAAAGTGCTCGACCCCGAGGTGACGTGGCGTTCCTACACCCCGCGCGGCACGATCGAGCATCTCGGCGCCGCCGACGTCGTGGAGGCGGCTCAGCGCGGACGCCGTGCCGCGGTGATCGCGCGCCGGGTGCTGGTCAACGGTGAGCCGGGAATCCTCACCTGGGGACGGGGCGGTCAACCGATCAGCGTGATGGCCTGCACTGTGGTTGAGGGCCGGATCGCAGACGTCGTAGCGCTGGTCGACCCGATCCGCTTGGCAACGATGGACCTGCCTGCACCGCCGCACCAGATCTAG
- a CDS encoding DoxX family protein, translating into MHTALWIVAGVLAAAYLFGGGSQLLMTKEKYRSFGRSQHWVDEFSAGHIKAIGAIKIVGALGLVLPAAVGIAPFLVPIAATGLMLVMAGAATTRFRRSEWTYLVGDLVYLSLFAFVAWGRFVLVPFGS; encoded by the coding sequence ATGCACACCGCTCTGTGGATCGTGGCCGGGGTACTGGCCGCTGCCTATCTGTTCGGCGGCGGCAGTCAACTACTGATGACGAAGGAGAAATACCGCTCCTTCGGCCGAAGCCAGCACTGGGTCGACGAGTTCAGCGCCGGCCACATCAAGGCCATCGGCGCGATCAAGATCGTGGGTGCGCTGGGATTGGTCCTGCCCGCAGCGGTCGGCATCGCGCCGTTCCTGGTCCCCATCGCAGCAACCGGGCTGATGCTGGTGATGGCCGGTGCAGCGACGACGCGGTTCCGTCGCAGCGAGTGGACGTACCTCGTCGGCGACCTGGTCTACCTGTCCCTGTTCGCTTTCGTGGCCTGGGGCCGCTTTGTGCTTGTGCCGTTCGGCTCGTGA
- a CDS encoding ABC transporter permease: MRIVGAIAGVELRRFMRDRSNIFFTFVFPLLLVVVIGVQFGGGASNGRVLLTETESTLGQDLEAALTAADVTVDPSGAEEAGEALARGRADVAIVISADDVAAYEGGDPVQVEVIQASTNGAQTAAQRVQTALNELAATRAQVASLEDAGAAPETAEQALETAESTVPSLQVEVEDTSGISQAFAGATGFDVGAASQVLLFVFMAALAGSGTLIEARRGGVIARTLAAPVGTGSVVAGQALGRWTIAAFQGAYVMAGTSLLFGVTWGSLPVALTVVAVFAVVAAGFAMVIGSLLDNEGAASGLGVGVSLVLAALGGCMFPQELFPDALRTVSSFTPHGWGYRAFAEVQRHDAGLVEILPYLGVLAGFAAGALLLGSLLLRRSLSRAI; this comes from the coding sequence ATGAGGATCGTTGGTGCAATCGCGGGTGTGGAGTTGCGCAGGTTCATGCGGGACAGGTCGAACATCTTCTTCACCTTTGTCTTCCCGCTGCTGCTGGTGGTGGTGATCGGCGTGCAGTTCGGTGGAGGGGCGAGCAACGGGCGGGTGTTGCTGACCGAGACGGAGTCCACTCTTGGTCAGGACCTGGAGGCTGCACTCACGGCTGCCGATGTGACGGTGGATCCGTCCGGGGCTGAGGAAGCCGGTGAGGCGCTCGCCAGGGGGCGGGCCGATGTGGCCATCGTCATCTCGGCTGATGACGTGGCCGCCTATGAGGGCGGAGATCCGGTGCAGGTGGAGGTGATCCAGGCCTCCACCAATGGGGCGCAGACTGCTGCGCAACGGGTGCAGACCGCATTGAACGAATTGGCCGCGACCCGTGCGCAGGTGGCGTCGCTGGAGGACGCCGGTGCGGCACCGGAGACGGCCGAACAGGCGCTTGAGACTGCCGAGAGTACGGTGCCTTCGCTTCAGGTTGAGGTGGAGGACACCAGCGGGATCAGCCAGGCGTTCGCCGGAGCCACAGGCTTCGACGTTGGCGCGGCCTCGCAGGTGCTGCTGTTCGTGTTCATGGCGGCACTGGCCGGCTCCGGCACGCTGATCGAGGCACGCCGCGGCGGCGTGATCGCGCGCACTTTGGCGGCACCGGTGGGCACGGGAAGCGTGGTGGCTGGACAGGCTCTCGGCAGGTGGACGATCGCTGCTTTCCAGGGCGCGTACGTGATGGCCGGCACGTCCCTGCTGTTCGGAGTGACCTGGGGAAGTCTGCCGGTCGCCCTGACGGTGGTGGCGGTATTCGCCGTGGTGGCCGCCGGGTTCGCGATGGTGATCGGTTCGCTGCTCGACAACGAGGGCGCGGCCAGCGGGCTCGGGGTGGGAGTCTCCCTGGTGCTGGCGGCGCTCGGCGGGTGCATGTTCCCGCAGGAGCTCTTCCCGGACGCCCTGCGTACGGTCAGCTCGTTCACCCCTCATGGGTGGGGATACCGAGCGTTCGCCGAGGTGCAACGACACGACGCTGGGTTGGTGGAGATCCTCCCGTACCTGGGCGTGCTCGCAGGTTTCGCCGCCGGAGCCCTCCTCCTGGGGTCGCTGCTGCTGCGGCGCAGCCTGAGCCGCGCGATCTGA
- a CDS encoding ABC transporter permease, with amino-acid sequence MVVKDLKQRLRDKSVLIFSLAVPLALMSVLNLVIPTGADDIELEPVSMAVSVDPDDELAGVVVSSLTGLSAFQVSATDSEDPRAAVDAGEADVGLIIPPGLTEDLRSGTGHSVRMVTGDGAGLSTNVLIAITDGLLGELRARSVTAAAAVEAGLGPEIAGELAQNELDAAGAITAQPGQASDQQLSAGGALIAGQAGLFLMFTVGFGVLSMVAERENGTLARLRSMPIPPGSIVIAKALASFVLGVLATAVLLTAGSLLFGVSFGAAGAVAVLVCCAVAAATSLTFIVVRLARTAEQANIVQTILALVLGMSGGAFFPIAASGAAGAVLDANPIAAFTRGLGITAGGGELADLTVPVLTLLAFAAVCLLASRLIPDRGASR; translated from the coding sequence ATGGTCGTCAAGGACCTGAAACAGCGGCTGCGGGACAAGTCGGTGTTGATCTTCTCCCTCGCAGTGCCGTTGGCGTTGATGTCGGTGCTGAACCTGGTCATTCCTACGGGCGCCGATGACATTGAACTGGAACCGGTGTCGATGGCCGTCTCCGTGGACCCTGACGACGAACTCGCCGGGGTGGTGGTCTCGAGCTTGACCGGACTGAGCGCGTTCCAGGTGAGCGCCACCGACTCCGAGGACCCGCGTGCCGCGGTGGACGCCGGTGAGGCAGATGTAGGACTGATCATCCCGCCCGGGCTGACCGAGGACCTGCGCTCAGGTACCGGGCATTCGGTGCGGATGGTCACCGGCGACGGCGCAGGCCTTTCCACGAACGTGCTGATCGCCATCACCGACGGGCTGCTCGGCGAACTGCGGGCGCGTAGCGTCACCGCCGCCGCGGCCGTCGAGGCAGGATTGGGCCCTGAGATAGCCGGCGAGCTGGCGCAGAACGAGTTGGACGCAGCTGGTGCGATCACGGCCCAGCCCGGGCAGGCCTCCGACCAGCAACTCAGCGCAGGTGGGGCGCTGATCGCCGGGCAGGCCGGACTGTTCTTGATGTTCACGGTCGGTTTCGGGGTGCTTTCCATGGTGGCCGAACGGGAGAACGGCACGCTGGCCCGGCTGCGATCGATGCCCATACCGCCCGGCTCGATCGTGATCGCCAAGGCGCTCGCCTCGTTCGTGCTCGGGGTGCTGGCAACTGCAGTGCTGCTGACGGCCGGGTCCTTGCTGTTCGGGGTCTCTTTCGGTGCGGCGGGCGCCGTGGCCGTGCTCGTGTGCTGCGCGGTGGCGGCTGCGACCTCGTTGACCTTCATCGTGGTTCGCCTCGCCCGCACGGCCGAGCAGGCGAACATCGTGCAGACCATCCTCGCGCTGGTGCTCGGGATGTCCGGTGGAGCGTTCTTCCCGATCGCCGCGAGTGGCGCGGCAGGTGCGGTGCTCGACGCGAATCCGATCGCCGCGTTCACCCGCGGGCTCGGGATCACCGCAGGCGGCGGAGAACTGGCCGATCTGACCGTGCCGGTGCTGACGTTGCTTGCCTTCGCCGCGGTGTGCCTGCTGGCCTCCCGGCTGATTCCGGACCGGGGGGCATCGCGATGA
- a CDS encoding ABC transporter ATP-binding protein → MIPANEKGTFMAAHQVGDRPGTTTTTAVQDVLVVTDVERTFGDLKAVDGVSLTIRAGETFGLLGPNGAGKTTTITMIAGLLAPDRGTIEVAGERIGPAAVGVKRHIGLVPQDLALYADLKGRENLRYFGTLQGLRGADLKRRVDEVLDVVGLADRAKDPVKEYSGGMKRRLNIAVGLLHRPSLLILDEPTVGVDPQSRNAILESVEALSGEGMAVLYTTHYMEEAERLCDRIAIIDSGRIQAAGTRSELIRLVGSSDQVRLAGAGDLNAAAAAVAQVRGVERADAGTADLLVTVTDAPSALAAIVTAASAHLELADVEITRPDLEQVFLHLTGKALRD, encoded by the coding sequence ATGATCCCAGCGAACGAGAAGGGGACCTTCATGGCGGCTCACCAGGTGGGCGACCGGCCCGGGACCACAACGACGACGGCGGTCCAGGATGTGCTCGTCGTCACCGACGTCGAACGTACTTTTGGTGACCTCAAAGCCGTCGACGGCGTTTCCCTCACCATCCGCGCCGGGGAGACTTTCGGGCTGCTCGGACCCAACGGCGCCGGCAAGACCACCACGATCACGATGATTGCCGGGCTCCTTGCGCCAGATCGTGGCACGATCGAGGTGGCGGGCGAGCGGATCGGTCCGGCCGCCGTCGGAGTGAAACGCCACATCGGACTGGTCCCACAGGACCTCGCTCTGTACGCGGATCTGAAGGGCCGGGAGAACCTGCGCTACTTCGGAACTCTGCAGGGGCTGCGAGGAGCGGACCTGAAGCGCCGCGTGGATGAGGTGCTGGACGTCGTCGGCCTCGCCGACAGGGCCAAGGATCCGGTGAAGGAATACTCCGGTGGGATGAAGCGGCGGCTGAACATCGCCGTCGGGCTGCTGCACCGCCCCTCGCTGCTCATCCTCGACGAACCCACCGTCGGAGTTGATCCGCAGTCGCGCAACGCCATCCTCGAATCCGTGGAGGCGCTCTCCGGTGAGGGGATGGCGGTGCTGTACACGACGCACTACATGGAGGAGGCCGAGCGCCTCTGTGACCGGATCGCGATCATTGACTCGGGGCGGATCCAGGCGGCCGGCACCCGATCCGAGCTGATCCGTCTCGTCGGCTCCTCCGACCAGGTGCGCCTGGCCGGGGCCGGCGATCTGAACGCGGCGGCCGCCGCCGTGGCACAGGTGCGCGGTGTGGAGCGTGCCGACGCCGGCACCGCTGATCTGCTGGTGACCGTCACGGACGCGCCGTCGGCGCTCGCGGCCATCGTGACGGCGGCCAGTGCCCATCTCGAGCTGGCGGACGTCGAGATCACCCGGCCGGACCTGGAACAGGTCTTCTTGCACCTCACCGGCAAGGCGTTGCGGGACTGA